The Salegentibacter sp. Hel_I_6 region TATTGTAGATTTCTATTTTCATCTATGCTCCCTTGCCATGAGCTGCAAACAATTATCGCAAGCGTTTATGATTTTCGCGAACAAAGGAAAAATATTAAGTACTGACGAAGAAATCTTGACTCCTACTACTGTAAAAAGGATAAATTCTCTAATGCAAACCTGTGGCTTTTATGATGAAGCCGGGGAATTTAGCTTTGAAGTAGGACTACCAGGAAAAAGTGGAGTTGGTGGTGGTATTGTAGCCATTCATCCAGATCAATATTCTGTGGCAGTTTGGAGTCCTATTTTAAATGAAAAAGGAAATTCTGAATTAGGAATGAAAGCTTTAGAAAGGCTTACAACGTTAACCGGTCTTTCTGTTTTTTAAATAACGAAACTCCAGGAAACATTTATAAATAGTCTGAAGAAAAATGCTAAAAAAGTAAAGCTCAGAAAGAATAGCTAACAGAACTTCTTTTTAAACCCACGAAATGAAAAATAAAAAAAATGCTTCCTGCCAACGCAGAAAGCATTTTTTTATAATTGAACACTGTAATAATTCTTAAAGCGCAGCTACGTGCTTTACAAGTTGCGATTTTAAGTTCGCAGCTTTATTGTCGTGTATAATGTTTTTCTTCGCCAATTTATCTACCATAGAGATAACAGAAGGCAATAGAGCTTCAGCTTCTTTCTTCTCAGACTCCTTCAACTTCTTAATTGCGTTTCTGGTAGTTTTATGCTGGTAGCGGTTTCTAAGACGTTTGGTCTCATTGCTACGAATCCTCTTCAATGCTGACTTGTGATTTGCCATTACAAAATTGCTTTAATTATTTTTTAAAAGTAGTCCGTAGGGGAATCGAACCCCTGTTACCAGGATGAAAACCTGGCGTCCTAACCCCTAGACGAACGGACCATTAATTATTATTTCAAATGCCTTTTCAGGACTTTAAAAACACAACATTAAACTCTGTGTTTTGTTGTAGTCCGTAGGGGAATCGAACCCCTGTTACCAGGATGAAAACCTGGCGTCCTAACCCCTAGACGAACGGACCATTTTTTGTTTCAATGCGGATGCAAAAATACAACTATTTTTGAATGCCGCAAGAGTTCCACAAAAAAATTTAAAAAATTAATATGCCTTTGCAAAAAGTACTCTTTGCACAGAAGGTTTACCAGTAAGCACACAGCTTCCCGCCTCTTTATCGGAATTAAATGGTATACAGCGAATTGTGGCTTTGGTAAGCCCTTTAATCTTGTTTTCTGTCTCCGTAGTTCCATCCCAATGTGCCGAAATAAATCCGCCTTTATTTTTTAAAACTTTTTTAAATTCATCAAAAGAATCTACTTCTGTAATATGCTCGTTTCTAAAATTATTAGCTTTTTCAAACAAAGCTTCCTGAATTTCTACCATTAGATGCTTCACCTTCTCCACTACTTCAGTTTGGTTTACAAACTCTTTAGTGAGTGTATCTCTTCTGGCTAGCTCTACGCTTCCTTTTTCTAAATCTTTTGGGCCAATAGCTAATCTAATTGGTACACCTTGCAATTCATACTGCGCAAACTTCCATCCAGGCTTTTGCGTATCTCTATCATCATACTTAACCGAGATACCGGCTTCTTTAAGATCATCAGCAAGATTGTTTGCTACTTTAGAGATTTCTTCTAATTGTTCTTCTCCTTTATATATAGGAACAATCACAACTTGTGTAGGCGCTAAGTTTGGAGGAAGCACAAGGCCGTTATCATCGCTATGCGTCATTATTAGGGCTCCCATTAAACGGGTAGAAACACCCCAGGAAGTCGCCCAAACGTTTTCTAATTTCCCTTCC contains the following coding sequences:
- the rpsT gene encoding 30S ribosomal protein S20, whose translation is MANHKSALKRIRSNETKRLRNRYQHKTTRNAIKKLKESEKKEAEALLPSVISMVDKLAKKNIIHDNKAANLKSQLVKHVAAL